taattatacaacCTGTAACCAAAATAAAGGGCTTACATCACTGcagaattaataaaaaaagctCAACATAGTCCCAAAACTCAAGACAAACTTTAAAATGTACTGTTATAAACAAGAAATGggcttataaataaaaaaataaatactaaaatattttctatattcTAGAAACTACATTATTTAATAGTggattaaacattttttccttCAATTACTCCCCGCattttaaagaatttcaaaATCGAGACTTCGAGCTAATGTCAACCAAgattcctatttttttttttgccttgtttttttaaacaattaattttaaatgattatTTGCTTATATATTGCATTTTAGAATACAAATAATATTGGTACATTCAAATGATCGtaaattggaaaatattaatggctgtcatattttttttactgtaGAAAACAACTGTTCGCAATCCAGGAaacttacatatatacatacatatacatatattgtgaaaaagtataataatatttgaggaatattttaaaattttaaaataaaatttgcgATTTTTGATACGTTTTtctagaaacaaaaattattaataaggCTTGCAGCATGTTCGACCATTTTGGGCTTTGAccttatttttaattacatatttttatttaaccgAAATATACGGGATTGTACGGAGTTGTCGCAGGTGGATTTGAATATAAATGATTCATTCTTACTTATGgacttgttttattttcgccTATTAGAGTGGTGTCAGCCGTAAATATTTCCCCAAAATTCAAAGCTTTTAACCACTGTGCAAAAGTAACTACGGTGAACAAAAGCTCTAAAAAAGCGAATGTACTAAAACGACAAAGCTTTTAGTTCCTAAACCATTCAAAGTGAGCAacgaaaactttaaaataaatatttcaaactcTTGACTTGGAAATCCTAtaagaaaagtttattttctcttatttaaataatCCTTTATTAGTAAAAACTCGAGAAagagaaaacattttaaatttgatttaacATGATTTGGTGTGTAGTTTATTCATCATTTAAATGTTCTAtaatttatacatacatatacatgaACTATTTACTTTCATTAAATACATATTAGTTCAACATTTATTGTTATACTGTGTTCATGATAATTAAGTTGTCGTTGCTGAAATGATTGGGCCGTATCATAGAACATGGAACCGGAACCCCTCTCACTCTTGTGACCAGAGAcaacaaacaaatatatatattaattacgCAACTTTATGTAATATCCATTAATTTAGAGACAAGGAAACAATTATAGATCTTCATACTTTTTTAGGTTCTTCTTTCATctatcatttaaaaatgtttgttgCATTAAAGCATTGATTTTGCACTTAATATTCCACTGTTTAGTTGAGTTGCTGTACAAATTTTTCACAAGGATCGGTGCAAGGACATGGGCCGGGACAGGGATTGAACGGAGACCGGAAAACAGGGGCGGGGAGTTGTAATACTTGTGCGAACTGGTGTAACGTCTAACGTAAGAACAAACGAAAAAGAAACGATCGGGGAGAGCAAACACAAGGAGGCAattgattaatttttgttggaaTGCTACGATTCTTTATGCGAAAATGATTAGataatttataaacaattaaaagaGCTCACACTTAAAACCTAACAAAAATAGTAAACTTTaacaaaatgaaatttcaGGACAGTGTGTTGGCGGGAATAACGACAATACGACAATTAAGAAGCAATTCAATTTATGTACATTGCAAGACGGTAATCTGACCACGATTTCAATACTAAAAACACGCACATTATTAGAGTAGGTTTGCTCGTTTGGACAATATTCAACtaggctttctttttttatgctaCGTGGCGGTGCCCTGCGATACACAAATCCAGGATCTCGACGCAGGTAAGATATTTTGTGTTTGTATTGTggtttatgtatatatagacGCATACACAGCGGATATTGCAGGTGGTGGAGACGCGCCGCACGATGCGCCACCGCCAGCTTAAATTATgaatgaaacaaaattttggacaaaaatcaaaaacaaaacaataaacagGATCTAATGGCGCGAGTCCCTAGGGTAGAATTCGGCCAGGATGGAGGCCGGAATACGCTTCAGCATCTCCTTGGGGAAGATACGCAGCAGCTGCCAGCCGATGTCCAGGGATTCAAAGACAGTGCGGTTCTCGTAGTTACcctgaaatgaaaatgaaagcCATCAGATATAGTTCCACTCAGGGACTGCGGAATTCTATTTCAACCCACCTGCGAGATGAAGTTCTTCTCGAACTTGGTCAAGAACTCCAAGTACAGAAGATCATCGGGCGTCAGAGCCTCCTCACCCACCACAGCCTTCATGGCCTGCACATCCTTGCCGATGGCGTAGCAAGCGTACAGCTGGTTGGACACATCAGAGTGGTCCTTGCGGGTCATGCCCTCGCCAATGGCGGACTTCATCAGACGAGACAGCGATGGCAGCACGTTGACTGGAGGATAGATCTGTCTGTTGTGCAGCTGACGATCGACGTAGATCTGACCCTCGGTAATATAACCGGTCAAATCGGGAATTGGATGGGTAATATCGTCGTTGGGCATAGTAAGAATGGGGATCTGGGTGATGGAGCCGTTGCGACCCTCCACACGACCGGCACGCTCGTAGATGGTGGCCAAATCGGTGTACATGTAACCGGGGAAACCACGACGGCCGGGCACCTCCTCACGGGCAGCGGACACCTCACGCAGGGCCTCGGCGTAGGAGGACATGTCGGTAAGGATGACCAGCACGTGCTTCTCGCACTGGTAGGCCAAGAACTCGGCGGCGGTCAGAGCCAGACGGGGGGTGATGATACGCTCGATGGTCGGATCGTTGGCCAAGTTCAAGAACAAGCACACGTTCTCCATGGAACCGTTCTCCTCGAAATCCTGCTTGAAGAAACGGGCCGTCTCCATGTTGACACCCATAGCAGCGAACACGATGGCGAAGTTGTCGGTGTGGTCATCCAGCACCGACTTTCCGGGCAGCTTGACGAGACCGGCCTGACGACAGATCTGGGCAGCGATTTCGTTGTGGGGCAGACCAGCAGCAGAGAAGATGGGGATCTTCTGACCACGGGCAATAGAGTTCATCACATCAATGGCCGAGATACCGGTCTGGATCATTTCCTCGGGGTAAATACGGGACCAGGGGTTGATGGGCTGTCCCTGGATGTCCAAAAAGTCCTCGGCGAGGATTGGAGGTCCCTTGTCGATGGGCTTTCCGGAGCCGTTGAACACACGGCCCAACATGTCCTCGGACACGGGGGTGCGCAGAATGTCGCCGGTGAACTCGCAGAGCGTGTTCTTGGCATCAATGCCAGAGGTGCCCTCGAACACCTGGACGACAGCCTTGGAGCCGCTCACCTCAAGGACCTGGCCAGAGCGCACCGTTCCGTCAGCCAGACGAAGCTGGACGATCTCGGCGAACTTGGGGAACTTGACTTCATCGAGAATAACCAGAGGTCCGTTGACACCGGACACCGTCTTGTAGGctgtaaattatataaaaattaaaaacttttataaGGGAAACTAGGCGAAGAAGtgcatatttatattattaatattttttaattagaaaTCCAATCCTGAtgatattaattttttttactgccTTTCGTTACAACAAAAAGACGGGTCGCGCAACGCTCACATGAAAGTAAGAAGCTGATAAGAAAGCAAATGTCAGAAGAGAAGAAGCATGGGTGGGTGGCAAAGGGAGCGGGGAGAAGTATGTCAGCTGACTCTCTGACTCGGCCCTAGCCACGAGCAGCAATGGGAATCCAATAAGAAACAGATAACAATAAACGGAATTCAAAGGGAATCCTATTGGCAAAAGATAgcaagaaaatgaaaatgtaaaacacacacacatgacaATCACAAATCCCTTCCACTGCAATTTTTTATATCATCTTTTTATGCAACTGTCGTGGGACCCAAAATTATATTACTTGCtaactatttttttctaaGTACACTTATGTTAGCTAAGCCCCATTGATCTCAAAATTGAGGCAATAAATCGTGTAATCTATATTATCTATAgtttttgaattattaatttggtttttggataaaaaatagttaaattaCCGACCTCTATAAAGTTATCGCCCATCGCCACCCACCCCGTTCGCAGTCAGGTGCCTCGAACTGTGTGAATggcaaaagcaaagcaaacagCTGAGAGACTAGCGGTCATGTGACgatgaaaattttcaatcgCTAACTGGTTAATGAGGGGGTGCTCCCGAGTGTCACTATATAGACTAACGATCATCAATAAATCACTAAACTACAATTATATGCACTGAGGCCATGCCTTCTTTAGAATTTTTGCCTGTTTTTGTGGTGCTGGGtagttttattgatttttctgTATTCCGCCTCACACCCAGATTCTTAAAACATGGCGGACCCCGAGACTTTCGTTACGGGGCATCTTTGCATTTTTTCACTCGATTAAATGGATCTTTTATTTGATAGTTCGTGAAAAGCGTGGAAATACTCACTCAGGCGAGGCTGGGAAATAAAGTCCCGGGAGACGGCGAGGACATGTTCCCGCTGAGCTTGCTGGGCGTTCattctgaattttttttacgCCTCTCTACCTTGAAAAACCACGGAAAATTTCGAGCTGCAATTGGACGAAAAACGAACGTCAATCTAAATTCTTTACAGTTTTCGCTGCGACAACCACACGTACAATTTTTCGACTACGAACAGTAATGGCGACACACGCAAATTTGGCCTGCGAAGTCGTTGAGAGTGCGAGGAAAAATCGCTGGAGCTGCAAAAATAACAGTGGGGCTCGAGTGGAGCTGGTTGTGACGTCACGTGCCGTCACATGACACAGGCGACAGGGATTTTTCCAcagtttttggtatttttatggTAAATCACtatttttaatgtaaaaaaGGTCATACTTCAAAATGCGACACGTTTTTCAAAGAGTGTGGCAAcattagttattttttttccccgaaaaaataataaacaaaaatggacaCACAGATGTTTCGTGTGCATTGTAACAAGTGCTACAAGCGTCCAGATGCTGAAAGTACAGTACCATTTTATCTGTCTCGTTGCCACCACATTCAGTGCAGCTCCTGCCTGCACGAAACTGCCCCGGACAAAAGGTGCGCGGTGTGTGAACTGCCCTTCTTAGGATGCCTTATAACCCAGAACATGCCAACTAACGTGGCTAACTACTTCGAGAATCCCAGGAggttctttaatttatatagagaTGTCTGCAAGTTTCAGGCTGATCAGAGAGCATCAGATAACCGAGGATTCCTACTGACCTTGAAAAAGTTTGAGGAGATGCAACGGCAACATGCCGCCTACCTCAAAATGGACACACAGTTTAGGGACCAATTAATGCTGGAGAAGGACCGCGTTGACAAAATAAACCACTACATCGCATACTACGAGCAAGTTACTGCGGATTTGGACCGATCAATTGCTGAAGACTCCTTATTTAGTTTCGACGATTTGGAAGATCGGCCCATCACTCCCCCGAACGACAGTTCCTCAGACAGCACGGAGTCTGAGAACACGCAGGATACCTTCGATCTGGACACGGAGATGAAACTGGCTTATAAGAAAAGCGGAAGGGAATCACCTCTCGAATTCTCTCAGAAGAGAATCATGAGACCTAGAATTCCTAGCATAGACCATgatgatttaaatttttaatgaatgtAACTGATTTTAATTTGTGTAAATATAAGTAAGAATTTTATCTATTTTAAACTACATTGTTATACACTTTTCTTTCTGTGTAGGACATCATATGGAAGATCCATATATAGCCTCATTTTGTATTTGTCATTTGGTCACACTATCAAAACAGCAAATATTGTTCGTGGCAAAGAACGTAAATATTCTTAATATATTCTATAATATACGACCTCGGACATGCATGATATCGCTAAGAAGCCGGTTCACCTGGCTGGCTCCACCAGCACCGCCGAAAAGCTATGCTTTGACAAAAATGAGTTCATGAAGGTGAGAAATTTAGTTGAGAATTAGGCCTAACACTGCACCACGCATTCTTCAAACAGGCAAACTTTTCTGTGGACGAATTCCTGCACAAGAATCGCAATGCTCCTAGCCTGGAGCAGCTGAGGGACAACCTGGGGCTTTACTTAAAGGGTTTGCGGGCGGCGATGATCGACCTGATTAATGAGGATTACGCCGACTTCGTCAACCTGAGCGCTAATCTAGTTGGGTTGGACCAGTCAATTGAAACGATTCAGCGACCTCTTGAGCAATTCCGTGCCGACATAGAGAGCATTCACAGCCTGATTGACGAGAACGTAGCGGATCTGCGGGCCCAGTTGGAGGAGAAGCGACGGTTACGGGAATTTAAGCGTAGCCTGCAAAGCCTTAAAAAGGTGTACGAGACAACCACCAAGCTGCAGGACCTTATTGACCGAAAACTGAGCGACGAACAGCAATCGATTGAAGCTGTTGACTTGGAGCGCGCCGCTTTGGATTTAATTCAACTAAAGTTCCATGAGAAGCACTGCTCCCAGCATCTTAATGCCGAGCAGCAATCGAAAATCAAACACCTGGAAGATCAGCTGCATCAGCATTTGCGTCGGTTCTTCAATGAAGCATTGGGCCACGCCCGTAACTCAAATGCAGAACACTTGGAGCGCTGCCTGAGGGTCTATATAACCCTAAATGCGTGTTCCCAAGCAGAGATAGCCTTCCGCGAGGACGTCGTGGCCCCATATATGACCAGTGTCATTGGGGAGCAGCAGCTACAAAACTCTCCACAGGGTCTGGCAGGCATTTACAGCAAGATCCTAAATTTTATATCCCTGCACATGACGGACCTGCTCCGACTCACTCTCTACTCGGATAAGTTTCCCGGATTTAATTTTGTAGTAAACAGCTATTGGTCTGATGTGGAAACACGCCTCGAGCTGCATATGAACTCCATATTTGCGCCTGGCAATTCAGAGGTTTTCTACGTGAAATACAAATGCACCCGCGATTTTCTCGCAAAAATAGAGGAAATCCTAGCAAGCAGCGGAGAAAAGGCAGTCACCTACTATCGTCAGCACAAGCAAACAAAAAGTTTTGAGGCGCGCTGGAACCTTCCTGTGTACTTTCAAATATGCTTTCAGGTATTTCGTTATGATCCCCATTTGTTTAAACTACTTTTTCAAACCTATTAATCTTCCAGGAAATGGCCGGAAAATTTGAGGGAAAATTGGAGCCTGTCCTGCAGGATGACACACTGGTGGCAAGTCCCGACCAAAAATCATACAGACTGTCATCCTTCAATGCCGCAATCGACGCAATGTCGCGCTGCTGGGCGGAGGGGGTTTACCTGCCAGAGGTTTTCcccaaattttacaaattgaATGTGCAAATCGTGCTGCGTCTGTCCCGCTGGATCACAGATGCCATATCCGTTTCAAAGGGAAGCAGCTTTGCAAAGTCTTACACACGCCACCAACTACTGATCGCTCTGCATGCAGACATCCGTAAATTGGACGCACATCTGCCAGATCTCCAGCGGTCGATTGTCCAGGCAGTGCCTGCAGAGCAGCGCACAAAAATCTTTAACGATGTCTTGGGAAAGTCGATGGGAGCTCTGGCCGACACACTGGGCGCTCATTTGGCCAGCATCCAAAAGACGCTGGTGGAGCTATTAATCGGAGAATGCGAGACGGAGAACGTGCGTCAAGTAAACGACTTGCCGCGCTTGTATCGCAAGACTAACCGAGAAGTTCCCACCCGCTGTTCGGCTTATGTAGAGCAGATGCTTCGCCCACTGAAAACCTTTTCCCAGCAACATGAATCGCAGTTAGGAACTCTGGTGGTGGAGCAAATCCTAACAGAGGTTGCGAGTCATATTACCAAGGCGTAAGTTTCCTAAAGTTCAGTTGGAGGCTGTTTTCCTTATCTTCGCCGTTTTTTACTTTGCAGGTACTTCACCGTAGTAAGTGACGTTCTGACCTCCGTTCAAAAGACCGAGGAATCCCTGCGTCGACTACGAAATGTCAAGAGCGGCGGCTCTGCTCCAGTTGCGAACTCAGCTGTAATGTCCGACGATGATAAAATACGCGTCCAGTTGCGAGTGGATGTCACCTCCTGGAAACAAGAACTTTCAAAACTAAACTTCCAAGCCACCCAGATTGAAAAGCTGGTGGAACTGACTAACATGGTGGAAGATAGCATCAAGCTAAAAGATGCTAGTGCGTAACGCTTTCCAAAGAGGTCACTAAACATATACACTTCAGTTTATTCTtgttaaacgatttctaatcGATTTAGGCACAATGACAGATTGTATTAGGACTACGAattgtaaataatatttatatcatATATAAATGCATTAAATTTCACGATCGTTATTGGTAAATACGGGCGATTGCCGGGAATTTTCTCCAGAGTTAGTCGCTGTTGGAATGAAAAAGAGATTGCGAATATTTAGCGACAGTGCTTGTCAAACTGCAGCCGTTATACTGTGCAAGTACAGAtaaagaaaactttaaaacgGCAGGCAGGGGACCATGCAAAACTCAAGCTCGCAAAACAGTATATACAAGGCATTAAAGGTGCGTGGATATTAAGATAAAACGGAAGTCAAACAAAATGAGCAGGCAACTGTGGAATATGAAGCTAAGCCTCGCTACATTACAGTTTTAGTTCCTCCGTGTCGGGCAGCTTGCGGAAGAACCATTGCACATGTTCCTCTGTGACCTCAGCCAGCTGAGACGGCTGCCAGTGGGGCTTCTGATCCTTGTCGATGAGCAGGGCTCGCACGCCCTCTTTGAAGTCGCTGCGCTCCAGGTGACGCACGGCTAGGCGATATTCCATAATCAGGCACTGGGCCAGCGAAAGCTGGGAGCCAAGCTCCAGCTGGCGGAACGTGACCTTCATCGACGTAGGCGACACCTTGCAGAGCGTCTGAAATAGCATGGATCGGGTGATAATTTAAGTGCGCCTAGGTTTTGCGCGAAATCGTGCCGCGGCTAAAACAGATGCTAATTGCCTGAAATCGGTCAAATATTGTACGCTAAAAGCGCGCCAAACGTTGATTGGCCCAAACAATTAACATCTGATTCTATTCTTATCACTGAACCATAACTACCGGCTGCTCACCTCAAGTGTCTTCTTTGCCCATTCGCTGCCGTCGTTCTGCAAGTTCTCCAGGATGCCCTCCACCGAGTCCGCTGCAAAGTTCTTGTTGATTTGCTCCAGAACGGGTTCCAGTGAGAACGGCTTCTCCGGCTTCGAATGGAACTTTTGCAGCAGCTCCGGCACATCGTCCGCATCCGGACAGTTGAGTAGGGCGGTCTCCAGTTCGGGGATTTTGCTGCTCTCGCAATAATGCGAGGCAATACCGGCATAGAAGACATCTCCGCCCTTTAGCCGATAGCCTGTCAGCCCCAGGTACAGCCCTAGTTTGCCCTGAAGGCGCGGCAGGAAGTATGAGCCGCCGACATCCGGGAACAGGCCGATAGCCGTTTCAGGCATGGCAAACAACGTGCGGTCCGTTGCCACGCGATATTTACCGTGTACGCTCAGTCCGACGCCACCTCCCATGGTAATTCCATCAATGATAGCAATGTAAGGTATCTTGTAGTTTCCAATTAAGGCGTTGGTGGTGTACTCCTCCCGAAAGAAGCTCTTTGATTCATCGGTGGGTCCCGCCTCGACAAGGGCGCGTACGTCGCCACCGGCGCAGAAGGCCTTCTCGCCGGTACCCTTGATGATCAGAACGGACTTGGACTTCTCGCATTTCTTCAGATGCTTGTATATCTTTCGCACCATCTCCAGGTTGATGGCATTCAGCGCCTTGGGACGGTTAAGTATGATCATACCCTTGTTGGACGATTCCGTGGCCAGCACGGAGGACGAGGATTG
The Drosophila bipectinata strain 14024-0381.07 chromosome 3R, DbipHiC1v2, whole genome shotgun sequence DNA segment above includes these coding regions:
- the Hibch gene encoding 3-hydroxyisobutyryl-CoA hydrolase, mitochondrial isoform X3, with the translated sequence MRPIQRFVYTFGHRTCSQLPLIGGVSVSTRITRAPMAFSARQSSSSVLATESSNKGMIILNRPKALNAINLEMVRKIYKHLKKCEKSKSVLIIKGTGEKAFCAGGDVRALVEAGPTDESKSFFREEYTTNALIGNYKIPYIAIIDGITMGGGVGLSVHGKYRVATDRTLFAMPETAIGLFPDVGGSYFLPRLQGKLGLYLGLTGYRLKGGDVFYAGIASHYCESSKIPELETALLNCPDADDVPELLQKFHSKPEKPFSLEPVLEQINKNFAADSVEGILENLQNDGSEWAKKTLETLCKVSPTSMKVTFRQLELGSQLSLAQCLIMEYRLAVRHLERSDFKEGVRALLIDKDQKPHWQPSQLAEVTEEHVQWFFRKLPDTEELKLD
- the Hibch gene encoding 3-hydroxyisobutyryl-CoA hydrolase, mitochondrial isoform X2, with protein sequence MQRPIQRFVYTFGHRTCSQLPLIGGVSVSTRITRAPMAFSARQSSSSVLATESSNKGMIILNRPKALNAINLEMVRKIYKHLKKCEKSKSVLIIKGTGEKAFCAGGDVRALVEAGPTDESKSFFREEYTTNALIGNYKIPYIAIIDGITMGGGVGLSVHGKYRVATDRTLFAMPETAIGLFPDVGGSYFLPRLQGKLGLYLGLTGYRLKGGDVFYAGIASHYCESSKIPELETALLNCPDADDVPELLQKFHSKPEKPFSLEPVLEQINKNFAADSVEGILENLQNDGSEWAKKTLETLCKVSPTSMKVTFRQLELGSQLSLAQCLIMEYRLAVRHLERSDFKEGVRALLIDKDQKPHWQPSQLAEVTEEHVQWFFRKLPDTEELKL
- the LOC108127981 gene encoding RING finger protein nenya-like produces the protein MDTQMFRVHCNKCYKRPDAESTVPFYLSRCHHIQCSSCLHETAPDKRCAVCELPFLGCLITQNMPTNVANYFENPRRFFNLYRDVCKFQADQRASDNRGFLLTLKKFEEMQRQHAAYLKMDTQFRDQLMLEKDRVDKINHYIAYYEQVTADLDRSIAEDSLFSFDDLEDRPITPPNDSSSDSTESENTQDTFDLDTEMKLAYKKSGRESPLEFSQKRIMRPRIPSIDHDDLNF
- the Hibch gene encoding 3-hydroxyisobutyryl-CoA hydrolase, mitochondrial isoform X1; the protein is MQRPIQRFVYTFGHRTCSQLPLIGGVSVSTRITRAPMAFSARQSSSSVLATESSNKGMIILNRPKALNAINLEMVRKIYKHLKKCEKSKSVLIIKGTGEKAFCAGGDVRALVEAGPTDESKSFFREEYTTNALIGNYKIPYIAIIDGITMGGGVGLSVHGKYRVATDRTLFAMPETAIGLFPDVGGSYFLPRLQGKLGLYLGLTGYRLKGGDVFYAGIASHYCESSKIPELETALLNCPDADDVPELLQKFHSKPEKPFSLEPVLEQINKNFAADSVEGILENLQNDGSEWAKKTLETLCKVSPTSMKVTFRQLELGSQLSLAQCLIMEYRLAVRHLERSDFKEGVRALLIDKDQKPHWQPSQLAEVTEEHVQWFFRKLPDTEELKLD
- the Cog2 gene encoding conserved oligomeric Golgi complex subunit 2 produces the protein MHDIAKKPVHLAGSTSTAEKLCFDKNEFMKANFSVDEFLHKNRNAPSLEQLRDNLGLYLKGLRAAMIDLINEDYADFVNLSANLVGLDQSIETIQRPLEQFRADIESIHSLIDENVADLRAQLEEKRRLREFKRSLQSLKKVYETTTKLQDLIDRKLSDEQQSIEAVDLERAALDLIQLKFHEKHCSQHLNAEQQSKIKHLEDQLHQHLRRFFNEALGHARNSNAEHLERCLRVYITLNACSQAEIAFREDVVAPYMTSVIGEQQLQNSPQGLAGIYSKILNFISLHMTDLLRLTLYSDKFPGFNFVVNSYWSDVETRLELHMNSIFAPGNSEVFYVKYKCTRDFLAKIEEILASSGEKAVTYYRQHKQTKSFEARWNLPVYFQICFQEMAGKFEGKLEPVLQDDTLVASPDQKSYRLSSFNAAIDAMSRCWAEGVYLPEVFPKFYKLNVQIVLRLSRWITDAISVSKGSSFAKSYTRHQLLIALHADIRKLDAHLPDLQRSIVQAVPAEQRTKIFNDVLGKSMGALADTLGAHLASIQKTLVELLIGECETENVRQVNDLPRLYRKTNREVPTRCSAYVEQMLRPLKTFSQQHESQLGTLVVEQILTEVASHITKAYFTVVSDVLTSVQKTEESLRRLRNVKSGGSAPVANSAVMSDDDKIRVQLRVDVTSWKQELSKLNFQATQIEKLVELTNMVEDSIKLKDASA
- the Vha55 gene encoding V-type proton ATPase subunit B — protein: MNAQQAQREHVLAVSRDFISQPRLTYKTVSGVNGPLVILDEVKFPKFAEIVQLRLADGTVRSGQVLEVSGSKAVVQVFEGTSGIDAKNTLCEFTGDILRTPVSEDMLGRVFNGSGKPIDKGPPILAEDFLDIQGQPINPWSRIYPEEMIQTGISAIDVMNSIARGQKIPIFSAAGLPHNEIAAQICRQAGLVKLPGKSVLDDHTDNFAIVFAAMGVNMETARFFKQDFEENGSMENVCLFLNLANDPTIERIITPRLALTAAEFLAYQCEKHVLVILTDMSSYAEALREVSAAREEVPGRRGFPGYMYTDLATIYERAGRVEGRNGSITQIPILTMPNDDITHPIPDLTGYITEGQIYVDRQLHNRQIYPPVNVLPSLSRLMKSAIGEGMTRKDHSDVSNQLYACYAIGKDVQAMKAVVGEEALTPDDLLYLEFLTKFEKNFISQGNYENRTVFESLDIGWQLLRIFPKEMLKRIPASILAEFYPRDSRH